A single window of Priestia filamentosa DNA harbors:
- a CDS encoding MDR family MFS transporter: protein MRKELHPKTVISIIYVTAMFMAAMDGTIVNVALSTISREFGISPSATSSLNISYITSLAVILPLSGWLGDRFGTKRIFILALSLFTGASILCGLSNSLGALNVSRILQGIGGGLLTPVGMAMLFRIFSKEERARASRSLLLPIAVAPAIGPVVGGLLVDMASWRWIFYINVPFGLFTIIFALLFLKEHKEQKAGKFDAFGFLLSAPGLCFLLYALIEAPSEGLSSTVLITGIAGIVLLTFFVLLELKIEQPMLFLRLLAEDNFKKMCLISFLASGGLLGMLYVFPLMYQSALGASALESGLVLFPEALGLMLASRLVPFSNKKWGAKNVISTGLLVAALLFVLLSFAGLIANPWVFRIILFGIGVSLGHAVVTVQFTSFANVSSSSMGRATTLFQVQNRLGSSIGLAVLAGIIALFQFGSSSRESLLPYQASLGGAALILFIAFLVSLTVGARENTTVKHKKGAELAQIKK from the coding sequence ATGAGAAAAGAGCTTCATCCGAAAACAGTCATAAGCATTATTTATGTAACAGCAATGTTTATGGCTGCTATGGATGGCACAATTGTGAATGTAGCGTTATCAACAATAAGCAGAGAATTCGGCATTTCCCCGTCTGCGACAAGTTCTTTGAATATAAGCTATATTACGAGTCTTGCGGTTATTTTGCCTCTTTCAGGATGGCTTGGAGATCGGTTCGGGACAAAGCGGATTTTTATTCTTGCGCTGAGTTTGTTTACAGGGGCGTCCATTCTTTGTGGGCTTTCAAATAGTTTAGGTGCTCTAAATGTTTCTCGTATTCTCCAAGGGATTGGAGGAGGACTTTTAACACCTGTTGGAATGGCAATGCTTTTTCGAATTTTTTCAAAGGAAGAACGAGCGAGAGCATCTCGCTCGCTGCTGCTTCCAATTGCCGTTGCGCCTGCCATTGGTCCTGTTGTCGGTGGGTTACTTGTTGACATGGCCTCATGGAGATGGATTTTTTATATTAACGTGCCTTTTGGCCTTTTTACGATTATCTTTGCACTCCTTTTCTTGAAGGAGCATAAGGAACAAAAAGCAGGTAAATTCGATGCTTTTGGTTTCTTACTAAGCGCACCTGGTTTATGTTTTTTACTTTATGCCCTTATTGAAGCTCCGAGTGAAGGTCTTTCCTCTACGGTTTTAATAACAGGAATTGCTGGCATTGTTTTATTAACATTCTTTGTTTTGCTGGAATTAAAAATCGAGCAGCCTATGCTTTTTCTTCGCCTTCTTGCTGAAGACAATTTTAAGAAAATGTGCCTGATTTCTTTTTTAGCTTCTGGCGGACTGCTTGGGATGCTGTACGTTTTTCCTCTCATGTATCAAAGTGCGCTTGGAGCTTCTGCGCTTGAGAGTGGGCTTGTCCTTTTTCCAGAAGCATTGGGTCTTATGCTTGCATCAAGACTTGTTCCTTTTTCAAACAAAAAATGGGGAGCCAAAAACGTCATTTCCACAGGCCTTTTAGTTGCTGCACTTCTTTTTGTTTTATTAAGTTTTGCAGGATTAATCGCTAATCCATGGGTGTTTCGTATCATCTTATTTGGGATAGGAGTTTCACTTGGACATGCTGTTGTAACTGTGCAGTTTACTTCTTTTGCCAATGTTTCTTCTTCTTCAATGGGGCGGGCTACAACGCTTTTTCAAGTGCAAAATCGATTAGGCTCTTCCATCGGATTAGCTGTCCTTGCAGGAATTATTGCTTTATTCCAATTTGGATCGTCGTCAAGAGAAAGTTTACTTCCTTATCAAGCTTCATTAGGAGGAGCAGCTCTTATTTTATTTATCGCTTTTTTAGTTTCCTTAACAGTAGGAGCACGCGAAAATACTACAGTAAAACATAAAAAAGGAGCAGAACTTGCTCAAATTAAAAAGTAA
- a CDS encoding 4'-phosphopantetheinyl transferase family protein — protein MVEVYLCKLPHPLQQKELNFLLQGVSQGKKEKVTKLYHLSDKYRTTLGELLLRFLYEEKHPSQPMCTFTQNAYGKPYIKENPASYFNISHSGDWVACAFHDCEVGIDIEEVKEKNEEVAKIAFTSEEYKRIMKEDKEYFYELWACKESYVKAVGKGFAISPDTISIKRNDEGVTFFCEKEEHEIQDFFCQIYDLDGYKLAVCAERARKEEFLPPVVVSFAEILSFLT, from the coding sequence ATGGTCGAAGTGTACTTATGCAAATTACCACATCCTTTACAACAAAAAGAGCTAAACTTCTTGTTGCAAGGAGTATCGCAAGGGAAAAAAGAAAAGGTCACCAAGCTTTATCATCTTAGTGACAAATATCGTACAACTCTTGGTGAACTTCTTCTTCGGTTTCTTTATGAGGAAAAACATCCATCTCAGCCAATGTGTACGTTTACTCAAAATGCTTATGGAAAACCATATATTAAAGAAAACCCGGCCTCCTATTTTAATATTTCTCATTCGGGGGATTGGGTTGCTTGTGCTTTTCATGATTGTGAAGTAGGGATTGATATTGAAGAAGTGAAAGAGAAAAATGAGGAAGTTGCAAAAATAGCTTTTACAAGCGAAGAATATAAAAGAATCATGAAGGAGGACAAGGAGTATTTTTACGAGCTTTGGGCATGTAAAGAAAGCTATGTAAAAGCCGTTGGAAAAGGATTTGCGATTAGTCCTGATACTATTTCTATCAAAAGGAACGATGAAGGAGTAACCTTTTTCTGTGAAAAAGAAGAACATGAGATTCAAGATTTTTTCTGCCAAATATATGATCTTGACGGTTATAAGCTAGCAGTTTGCGCTGAGAGAGCAAGAAAAGAAGAATTTCTTCCTCCCGTTGTCGTCTCCTTCGCTGAGATTCTTTCTTTTTTAACATAA
- a CDS encoding ABC transporter substrate-binding protein encodes MKKLYMLLFAVVLVLSACNSGGNDNSSTKNNSASVQQDKVYPVSIEDARGEKVKLEKQPKKVVSLIPSNTEILYNIGAGKQVVGVTDNDTYPKEVKEKESVGGMEPNVEKIIALNPDLVLAHASTMASGSDLYKQLEDAGIKVFVVKDAQTFDATYQSIETIGALTGHVEKAEETIADMKESVKEITDKAKEVKDKKKVWVEISSDLYTTGEGTFMNEMLTLIGAENVAKDQEGWVQLSKEDVVALNPDVILTTYGAADKNAVANIKKRPGFEAVKAVETNSITDLNSDEVTRPGPRLVNGLEDMAKAVYPEVYK; translated from the coding sequence GTGAAAAAGCTTTATATGCTTTTATTTGCCGTTGTACTCGTGCTTAGTGCATGTAATTCAGGCGGCAATGACAATAGCAGTACGAAAAACAATAGCGCTTCTGTACAGCAAGACAAAGTTTATCCAGTCTCAATAGAGGATGCGCGCGGTGAAAAGGTTAAGCTAGAAAAGCAGCCGAAAAAAGTCGTTTCTCTTATTCCAAGTAATACAGAAATTTTATATAACATTGGAGCAGGGAAACAGGTTGTCGGTGTGACGGATAATGATACATATCCGAAAGAAGTAAAAGAGAAGGAATCTGTGGGCGGCATGGAGCCAAACGTAGAGAAGATTATTGCTTTAAATCCGGATCTTGTTTTAGCACATGCTTCTACAATGGCAAGCGGTTCAGATCTTTATAAACAGCTTGAAGATGCAGGAATTAAAGTGTTTGTGGTTAAAGATGCTCAAACATTTGATGCTACATACCAATCAATTGAAACAATTGGCGCTTTAACAGGTCATGTTGAGAAGGCAGAAGAAACGATTGCTGACATGAAAGAGAGTGTCAAAGAAATTACCGATAAGGCAAAAGAAGTGAAAGACAAGAAAAAAGTCTGGGTTGAAATTTCTTCTGACCTTTACACTACAGGAGAAGGGACGTTCATGAACGAAATGTTAACCCTTATCGGAGCTGAAAATGTAGCGAAAGATCAAGAAGGATGGGTACAGCTTTCAAAAGAAGATGTTGTGGCCTTAAATCCCGATGTGATTTTAACAACCTATGGAGCAGCAGATAAAAACGCAGTAGCAAATATTAAAAAGCGTCCTGGTTTTGAGGCTGTTAAAGCTGTAGAAACAAACAGCATTACAGATCTCAATTCTGATGAAGTAACGCGTCCTGGTCCACGCCTTGTTAATGGATTAGAAGATATGGCTAAAGCCGTATATCCAGAAGTCTACAAGTAA